The Zhihengliuella sp. ISTPL4 genomic interval CTCAAGTGCCTCTCCGTCGACCGGATCGAGTACGTCGAGAACTGGTACCAGGAGCAGACCGACCAGACCGAGGACGCGGAGATCGGCGACTGGGTCGTCCAGCGCCGCTGCCCGCACCTGCGCGCCGACCTCACCAAGACGGGGAAGGTCGACGAGGACGGCATCCTCACGTGCAGCATGCACGACTGGAAGTGGGACCTGAACACCGGGCGTTGCCTCTCCACGAGCGGCCACCCGATCCGCTCCTCGAAGATCGACGACGTGACGGATCCGGTGCTCCGCGAGGCGAGCTGAGTGCGCCTGTACCACTCCGCCGTTCCGGTGGTACTCTGAGCCGGTGCCGACCGCTCTGACCCGTATCCAGGTGACGCAGACCGCCGCGCTGCGCGAAGCGCTGGAGCTTGCCGAAAGCGAGTGGCCAGGCGTTCCGAAGTCGGAGCAGGTGGCGCGGCTCGCCCTGCTGGGGGCGGAGAGGCTCGCGGAGCGAGGATCCCACCGGCGCGCGACCCGGCGCGCGGCGCTCGAGGCGACGCGGGGGTCGATCGCCTATCCACCGGGGTATCTCGACGCTCTCCGGAAGGACTGGCCGGAGTGATCGTCGTGGACGCCGGTGTGCTCATCGCGCACCTTTCCACGGACGATGTCCACCAGGAGGCGGCGTTCGAGATCCTCGATACCGAAGAAGACCTTCTGATCCACCCGATCACCCTCGCGGAGGCGCTCGTGCATCCGGCGCGGATGGGCACAGAGCTCGCTGATCTCGCCAAGATCGACTCTCTCGGGCTGCTGCGCCGGGAGGAGACGGTCGACGAACCGGTCCATATCGCGCGGCTCCGTGCCGCGACGTCCCTGAAGCTCCCGGACTGCGCGGTGCTGGTCACGGCGGAGGCGTTCGGAGCGACTCTCGCCACCTTCGACCGTCGTCTCGCGACGGTCGCCAGAGAGCGCGGTGTCGAGGTCGTCGGCGTCTGATCCCTCCGATAGACTGCAATCACAAGCAACCTTTAACACCGTCCTGTGAGGCGGAGAAGGGAGCGGCTGATGAGTGTGCGCACTGTGTTGCACCAAGCCGACATCTCACGAGCGCTGACCCGGATCGCGCACGAGATCCTCGAGTCCAATCGCGGGGCCGACGACCTCGTCCTGCTGGGCATTCCGACCCGCGGCGTCACGCTGGGCCACCGGCTCGCCGCGCTGATCAGCGAGATCGCGCAGGTTTCCGTCCCGGTCGGCTCCCTCGATGTGACGCTCTTCCGTGACGACCTCGCCAAGCACCCGACGCGATCGCCGCAGCCGACGGAGATCCCCGCGGGCGGCATCGACGGGAAGACGGTCGTCCTCGTCGACGACGTCCTGTTCTCCGGCCGGAGCATCCGCGCCGCGCTCGACGCCCTGCAGTCGATCGGCCGTCCCGCCATCGTGCGGCTCGCGATCCTCATCGACCGCGGACACCGGGAGCTTCCCATCCGCCCGGATTTCGTGGGCAAGAATATCCCCTCCGCGCGCACGGAGCGCGTCAACGTGCGTCTGTTCGAGAACGACGGCACCGAGGAGGTGACGATCGGCGAATGAGGCATCTCCTCGACACCCGCACGCTCGACAGAGCCA includes:
- a CDS encoding type II toxin-antitoxin system VapC family toxin, whose amino-acid sequence is MIVVDAGVLIAHLSTDDVHQEAAFEILDTEEDLLIHPITLAEALVHPARMGTELADLAKIDSLGLLRREETVDEPVHIARLRAATSLKLPDCAVLVTAEAFGATLATFDRRLATVARERGVEVVGV
- the pyrR gene encoding bifunctional pyr operon transcriptional regulator/uracil phosphoribosyltransferase PyrR, with the protein product MSVRTVLHQADISRALTRIAHEILESNRGADDLVLLGIPTRGVTLGHRLAALISEIAQVSVPVGSLDVTLFRDDLAKHPTRSPQPTEIPAGGIDGKTVVLVDDVLFSGRSIRAALDALQSIGRPAIVRLAILIDRGHRELPIRPDFVGKNIPSARTERVNVRLFENDGTEEVTIGE